Proteins encoded together in one Benincasa hispida cultivar B227 chromosome 1, ASM972705v1, whole genome shotgun sequence window:
- the LOC120090350 gene encoding potassium channel AKT2/3, translating to MEMNLPRRLGAAATNDEEKNKKEDQKQRSENDDENDSDSDMPSSLSLRELSKVILPPLGVSSFTDGNKVKSNSWIISPMSSRYRWWQSFMVVLVAYSVWVYPLEVAFVDAISKRQLLIVDNVVDLFFAIDIFFTFFVAYIDHHTQLLVRDSKKIAIRYLSTWFLMDVASTIPFETLAYLSTGKYDLCLPFALLGLLRFWRLRRVKQFFTRLEKDIRFSYFWVRCARLLSVTLLYVHCAGCLYYLLADRYPHEGKTWIATLFPNFKEISLGVRYTSAMYWSITTMTTVGYGDLHAVNTVEMIFIIFYMLFNLGLTAYLIGNMTNLVVEGTRRTMEFRNSIEMASNFVNRNRLPSRLKEHILAYMCLRFKAESLNQQHLIEQLPKSICKSICQQLFLPTVEKVYLFKGVSKETLVVLVAKMKAEYIPPKEDVIIQNDTPDEIYIIVSGEIEIIDCEMDVERTVGTLHCGSMFGEVGALCCKNQNFTYRTRTLSQLLKLKTSVLQEAMHFKQEDSMVIVKNFLQERELSHKITIEGSPEKEVPTLIEEKDQSFNWKHSMELDFARVNIYKGHPVARKQASCDEPGKLIRLPHSMEELKKLAGEKFGFDARNSVLTNEEGSEIDSIDLIRDNDKLFFS from the exons ATGGAGATGAATCTCCCCCGCCGGCTCGGGGCAGCCGCGACAAATGacgaggagaagaacaaaaaggaAGATCAAAAACAAAGAAGCGAAAACGATGATGAGAACGATAGCGATAGCGATATGCCGTCGTCATTGAGCCTTAGAGAGCTTTCAAAGGTTATACTTCCACCTTTGGGAGTTTCAAGCTTTACTGATGGCAATAAGGTTAAGTCCAATAGTTGGATCATCTCTCCCATGAGCTCAAGATACAG GTGGTGGCAGTCGTTCATGGTGGTTTTGGTTGCTTACTCGGTGTGGGTTTACCCATTGGAAGTGGCGTTTGTGGACGCAATTTCCAAGCGCCAATTATTAATTGTAGACAATGTTGTCGATCTCTTCTTCGCCATTGATATCTTCTTCACCTTCTTCGTTGCTTACATTGATCATCACACTCAGCTTCTCGTTCGTGATTCTAAGAAGATAGCTATCAG GTACTTGTCAACATGGTTCTTGATGGATGTGGCATCAACAATCCCATTTGAGACACTGGCCTATCTGTCCACAGGCAAATATGATCTTTGTCTCCCTTTCGCCCTCCTAGGATTGCTCAGATTTTGGCGATTGCGACGTGTCAAGCAATTTTTTACCAG GCTTGAGAAGGACATTAGATTCAGCTACTTTTGGGTTCGTTGTGCTAGGCTCCTATCT GTCACTTTATTATATGTCCATTGTGCTGGATGCCTCTACTACTTGTTGGCTGATCGATATCCACATGAAGGGAAAACCTGGATCGCAACCttatttccaaatttcaaagaGATTAGCCTTGGAGTGAGATATACTTCAGCCATGTATTGGTCTATCACCACAATGACCACCGTTGGTTATGGTGATCTTCATGCTGTGAACACCGTGGAGATGATCTTTATCATTTTCTACATGCTCTTCAATCTCGGGCTAACTGCTTACTTGATCGGTAACATGACAAACTTAGTTGTTGAAGGAACTCGCCGTACAATGGAATTT AGAAACAGCATCGAAATGGCATCAAATTTTGTTAACCGAAATCGCCTGCCTTCGAGGTTGAAGGAACACATATTGGCATACATGTGCTTGAGATTCAAGGCTGAGAGCCTAAACCAACAACATCTGATTGAACAGCTTCCGAAGTCAATTTGCAAAAGCATCTGTCAACAATTGTTTTTGCCAACCGTGGAGAAAGTCTATCTCTTCAAGGGTGTCTCAAAGGAAACACTCGTGGTCCTG GTAGCAAAGATGAAAGCCGAGTATATACCGCCTAAGGAGGACGTGATAATACAAAATGACACTCCTGATGAAATTTACATCATTGTGTCTGGGGAAATTGAAATTATTGACTGCGAGATGGATGTGGAACGGACTGTTGGGACGTTACATTGTGGCAGTATGTTTGGGGAAGTAGGAGCACTTTGTtgcaaaaaccaaaattttacaTACAGAACCAGAACTCTTTCACAGCTCTTGAAGCTGAAAACAAGTGTACTACAAGAAGCTATGCATTTCAAACAAGAAGACAGTATGGTCATTGTCAAGAACTTCCTTCAG GAAAGGGAGCTGAGCCACAAGATCACCATAGAAGGTTCGCCGGAGAAAGAGGTGCCGACGTTGATTGAAGAAAAGGATCAAAGTTTCAACTGGAAACACTCCATGGAATTAGATTTTGCTAGAGTGAACATATACAAAGGCCATCCAGTAGCCAGAAAACAGGCTTCTTGTGATGAGCCTGGAAAACTGATCAGATTGCCACATTCAATGGAGGAGCTCAAAAAACTTGCAG GTGAAAAGTTCGGATTTGATGCAAGAAATTCTGTTTTAACAAATGAAGAAGGCTCTGAAATTGATTCTATTGATCTGATAAGGGATAatgataaactttttttttcatag